Proteins encoded within one genomic window of Sediminispirochaeta bajacaliforniensis DSM 16054:
- the coaBC gene encoding bifunctional phosphopantothenoylcysteine decarboxylase/phosphopantothenate--cysteine ligase CoaBC: MSMNNHPSKDIIGTASACLSGKSIALGICGSVGAVKSPELARQLMRHGADVYPVMTEAACGIIHPDLMEWATGHETITKLTGKIEHVALAGDVPEKIDLLLIAPSTANTLGKIAAGIDDTTVTTLATTAIGQGIPLLIVPAMHEPMWRHPMVVQNIATLRKLGISVLDPKIEEGKAKIPDPDTIFHAALPLLLQNSAPLSGKHVVVTAGRTVEYIDPVRVITNNASGRMGMAIARTAMLSGARVTVLAGKIGVKPPAGVELIRCDTSESLLAASKQILDKKDVDIYVAAAAVGDWQCNSVSSTKISTHGRKELNLTLTPTPKILDRIKELSPKTYLIAFRALHKVSEAELRKDALARMKKASADMIAVNDVSKEGSGFETETNQLHLFFKDGEEIDLPLSLKDAAARRLLLEAARRLGS; encoded by the coding sequence ATGAGCATGAATAATCATCCGTCGAAGGATATCATCGGTACAGCCAGCGCTTGCCTTTCGGGCAAGAGCATTGCCCTTGGTATTTGCGGAAGTGTCGGAGCAGTGAAAAGTCCGGAACTGGCAAGACAACTTATGCGTCATGGTGCCGACGTTTACCCGGTTATGACCGAAGCGGCCTGCGGTATCATCCATCCCGACCTCATGGAGTGGGCAACAGGACACGAAACCATCACAAAACTCACCGGCAAAATCGAACATGTCGCCCTTGCGGGGGATGTTCCGGAAAAGATTGACCTCCTTCTCATCGCGCCCTCTACAGCCAATACCCTCGGCAAGATCGCCGCAGGAATAGACGACACCACGGTGACGACCCTTGCGACGACCGCCATCGGTCAGGGTATTCCTCTTTTGATCGTTCCCGCCATGCATGAGCCGATGTGGCGTCATCCCATGGTGGTCCAAAACATTGCAACCCTGAGAAAACTGGGAATCTCGGTTCTTGATCCGAAAATCGAAGAGGGAAAAGCGAAGATCCCCGATCCCGACACCATTTTTCACGCGGCCCTGCCCCTTTTGCTTCAGAACTCGGCCCCACTCTCGGGAAAGCATGTCGTGGTCACGGCGGGAAGAACCGTCGAATATATCGATCCTGTTCGTGTCATTACAAACAACGCCTCCGGACGCATGGGAATGGCTATTGCCAGGACGGCAATGCTTTCGGGAGCCCGTGTAACGGTTCTTGCGGGAAAAATCGGTGTAAAGCCTCCCGCCGGAGTAGAGCTTATCAGATGCGATACATCAGAGTCTCTTCTTGCTGCCAGCAAACAAATCCTGGATAAAAAGGATGTCGATATCTATGTGGCGGCGGCAGCCGTTGGCGACTGGCAGTGCAATTCGGTCTCGTCGACCAAAATATCGACCCACGGGAGAAAGGAGCTTAACCTTACCCTGACTCCGACCCCAAAGATACTCGACAGGATCAAGGAACTCTCTCCCAAAACCTATCTTATCGCATTCAGGGCCCTGCATAAGGTGAGCGAAGCGGAGCTTCGTAAGGATGCCCTTGCGAGGATGAAAAAGGCGAGCGCCGATATGATTGCTGTCAATGATGTTTCAAAAGAGGGGTCCGGTTTTGAGACAGAAACCAATCAGCTTCACCTCTTTTTCAAAGACGGAGAAGAGATCGACCTGCCATTGAGCCTGAAAGATGCCGCAGCCAGGCGCCTGCTTCTCGAAGCTGCCCGGCGGCTTGGTTCTTGA
- the mfnA gene encoding tyrosine decarboxylase MfnA has product MEDTTEEIPLQGSGEADILAALGRKLEGDLSFSGERILGSMCTLPHPTSAKVYEHYLDRNIGDPGLHPRLQQLERETIGMLGRLLGSRSAEGAIVTGGTEANLIALWAAKRKHREKRKVVLPESAHFSFDKAADIMDLDLCKIPVGDDGRVDLKRYLEAIDDKTMVLVAVAGTTGLGAVDPITEISAAATAWKLPLHVDAAFGGFVLPFLAEAGYTAPAFDFSLPGVSSITIDPHKMGRCAIPAGAIVFRNHDAAVASETEVSYLAGGKTRQRTIVGTRSGASVASIWATLHRLGRKGYVETVAACMENSRYLYDRLNSMSGVDAVIEPQMNVVGLRPAKHRRIDPDELARRLRGRGWALSLFPGFLRITVMPHVSKTMLDAFLHDLEEIIA; this is encoded by the coding sequence ATGGAAGATACGACAGAAGAGATTCCCCTTCAAGGCTCTGGGGAAGCCGATATACTTGCTGCGCTGGGCAGAAAACTGGAGGGTGATCTCTCTTTTTCGGGAGAGCGAATTCTCGGATCGATGTGTACCCTTCCCCACCCCACCAGTGCAAAGGTCTATGAACATTATCTCGACCGAAATATAGGGGATCCGGGGCTGCATCCACGGCTTCAGCAGCTTGAACGGGAAACAATCGGGATGCTGGGTCGTCTATTGGGAAGTCGGAGCGCGGAAGGTGCAATCGTCACGGGCGGAACAGAGGCAAACCTCATCGCCCTCTGGGCTGCCAAACGAAAACACAGGGAAAAACGGAAGGTGGTACTTCCCGAAAGTGCCCATTTTTCTTTCGACAAGGCTGCCGACATCATGGACCTTGATCTTTGTAAGATCCCGGTGGGAGATGACGGCAGGGTCGATCTGAAACGATATCTCGAGGCAATAGATGATAAGACCATGGTACTTGTGGCAGTTGCCGGGACAACAGGTCTCGGGGCGGTCGACCCTATAACCGAGATATCCGCTGCGGCCACGGCATGGAAGCTTCCCCTTCACGTTGATGCCGCCTTCGGCGGATTCGTTCTCCCCTTTCTGGCCGAAGCAGGATACACCGCACCAGCCTTTGATTTCTCCCTGCCGGGTGTTAGCAGTATCACCATTGATCCACATAAAATGGGGCGCTGCGCCATTCCGGCCGGCGCTATTGTTTTTCGAAATCACGATGCTGCGGTGGCCTCGGAAACCGAAGTGAGCTATCTTGCCGGAGGAAAAACACGACAGCGCACCATCGTGGGAACCAGATCAGGAGCCTCGGTGGCGTCGATTTGGGCCACCTTACATCGTCTTGGAAGAAAGGGCTATGTCGAAACCGTGGCGGCATGTATGGAAAACAGCCGTTACCTCTACGATCGATTAAATTCCATGAGTGGTGTAGATGCCGTAATCGAACCGCAAATGAACGTAGTAGGGCTCAGACCCGCAAAACATCGTAGGATCGATCCGGACGAGCTGGCCCGCCGACTTCGAGGTCGCGGCTGGGCTCTTAGTCTTTTCCCCGGCTTTCTCAGAATCACGGTAATGCCGCATGTAAGCAAAACGATGCTGGATGCCTTTTTACATGACCTCGAGGAGATAATAGCATGA
- the panB gene encoding 3-methyl-2-oxobutanoate hydroxymethyltransferase, which yields MNRILQWQEKRKATESKTPIVMITAYDATFASICQEAKADWILVGDTLGMVVQGKNETKGVTVEQMAYHTAMVRRGAPDMPVVADMPYGSFSNAALALENGKRLMDAGGDAVKFEGADTAVCKALSSAGIPVMGHLGLLPQTAENFRVQGKDAESAAAMIEDAKRLEEHGAFSIVLECIPESLAERISAALSIPTIGIGAGARCGGQVLVINDMLGLTSGHLAKFVKTYADLRTTICSAVSSYGEDVRSGRFPDAAHTYH from the coding sequence ATGAATAGAATTCTGCAGTGGCAGGAAAAGCGCAAAGCAACGGAAAGTAAAACGCCTATCGTAATGATAACCGCCTATGACGCAACCTTTGCATCCATCTGCCAGGAGGCGAAGGCGGACTGGATTCTCGTCGGCGATACCCTTGGTATGGTTGTTCAGGGAAAGAACGAAACAAAAGGGGTGACGGTCGAACAGATGGCGTACCACACCGCTATGGTACGCCGTGGGGCACCGGATATGCCGGTTGTTGCCGATATGCCCTACGGCTCCTTTTCGAACGCCGCCTTGGCCCTCGAAAATGGTAAGAGGCTGATGGACGCGGGAGGGGACGCAGTAAAATTCGAAGGAGCCGATACTGCCGTTTGTAAGGCCCTTAGCTCTGCGGGTATTCCCGTGATGGGGCATCTCGGCCTGCTTCCGCAGACAGCGGAAAATTTCAGGGTTCAGGGCAAGGACGCCGAGTCCGCCGCAGCCATGATAGAAGATGCAAAAAGGCTTGAAGAGCACGGCGCTTTTTCCATTGTCCTCGAATGTATCCCCGAGTCCCTTGCCGAACGAATAAGTGCAGCGCTCTCGATTCCCACCATAGGCATCGGAGCGGGAGCGCGATGCGGCGGCCAGGTGCTTGTCATAAACGATATGTTGGGACTCACCAGCGGACATCTTGCTAAATTCGTCAAAACCTATGCAGATCTTAGAACAACAATTTGCTCGGCCGTATCTTCCTACGGGGAAGATGTTCGTAGCGGCAGGTTCCCGGACGCCGCTCACACCTATCACTAA
- a CDS encoding phosphopantothenate/pantothenate synthetase has product MSEFLPKDHPRYESIRMREHLVDMVDAKVLAPEGLIAHGRGEAFDYLIGEKTPDCVQGPIRAAAAALLCAERPIISLNGNAAALCPEAMVELAEATGAKLEINLFYRSRERIDAITKLMEKAGAREILGTDESRQGQIPEIGSERKRVDSEGILIADTVFVPLEDGDRTEALVNMGKRIITIDLNPLSRTSRTASISIMDHIVRAVPAITKAAIELKKLSKAECLTVLDGFDNNKAFAEALRFISARLEALAGEAS; this is encoded by the coding sequence ATGAGTGAGTTTTTACCGAAAGATCATCCCCGGTATGAATCGATTCGGATGAGGGAACACCTTGTCGATATGGTCGATGCAAAGGTCCTTGCCCCAGAAGGCTTGATCGCCCACGGGCGGGGAGAGGCCTTTGATTATCTGATAGGAGAGAAAACTCCCGACTGTGTGCAGGGACCGATCAGGGCTGCGGCAGCGGCACTCTTGTGTGCCGAACGGCCGATCATTTCCTTAAATGGAAATGCTGCGGCCCTTTGTCCCGAAGCAATGGTCGAGCTTGCCGAAGCTACCGGGGCGAAACTGGAGATTAACCTTTTTTACCGCAGCAGGGAGCGGATAGATGCCATTACAAAGCTAATGGAAAAGGCCGGGGCAAGGGAAATCCTCGGTACCGATGAATCCCGCCAAGGACAGATCCCGGAGATAGGCAGTGAACGTAAGCGGGTCGATTCGGAGGGAATCTTAATTGCCGATACCGTTTTTGTTCCCCTTGAGGACGGAGACAGGACCGAGGCCCTTGTGAATATGGGCAAACGGATTATCACCATTGATCTGAATCCCCTGAGCCGCACCAGCAGAACCGCCTCGATCTCTATTATGGATCATATCGTCAGAGCGGTTCCGGCAATTACCAAAGCGGCGATCGAACTCAAAAAACTAAGCAAAGCCGAATGTCTGACCGTTCTCGACGGATTCGACAACAACAAGGCCTTTGCAGAGGCCCTGCGTTTTATTTCGGCCAGACTTGAAGCCCTTGCGGGAGAGGCCTCATGA
- a CDS encoding pantoate kinase, whose translation MITAKAFSPGHITGLFSIRDDEDSIDSKGSIGAGFSIARGVTTTVTLSSASQSGGHSAGDKTIYRSNGKERSDLVVSKRLISLFQDAALLKDVVIREISHSIEIPQGSGFGSSGAGVLSLALALNHALGSPLSAEEAGAMAHRAEVLCKTGLGTVIGEFCGGVEIRKKQGAPGTGEVVSIPISDDLNLLFVVYRKISTSSALSDPDIRRRINDTGEQLIADLLCTPTLEAFLWASRAFDERSGLITPEVRRLFDHFDAIGAPTAMLMFGNAAFALFPDKESAEAEAQALSRSEEKGYLFTTTSSKQGGCVIHE comes from the coding sequence ATGATCACTGCAAAGGCTTTCTCCCCAGGACATATAACGGGACTCTTTTCCATACGGGACGATGAGGATTCAATAGACAGCAAGGGCTCGATCGGGGCCGGGTTTTCCATTGCAAGAGGGGTAACAACCACGGTCACGCTATCCTCCGCTTCACAGTCCGGAGGCCACAGTGCCGGGGATAAGACAATCTACCGCTCAAACGGCAAAGAACGTAGCGACCTTGTGGTAAGCAAAAGGCTCATCTCCCTCTTTCAAGATGCTGCCCTCTTGAAGGATGTTGTCATCAGAGAAATATCTCATTCAATCGAAATTCCGCAAGGCAGCGGCTTCGGAAGCAGCGGAGCAGGGGTGCTCAGTCTGGCGCTGGCTCTTAACCATGCCCTGGGTTCTCCACTCTCCGCAGAGGAGGCAGGTGCAATGGCCCATCGAGCCGAAGTTTTGTGTAAGACAGGACTCGGAACGGTCATTGGTGAATTCTGCGGCGGTGTTGAAATTCGTAAGAAACAGGGGGCCCCCGGGACAGGCGAGGTGGTATCGATACCTATTTCCGACGATCTCAACCTTCTTTTTGTCGTCTATCGCAAAATTTCGACCAGTTCCGCCCTCTCTGACCCAGATATCAGGCGACGTATCAACGATACCGGCGAACAGCTGATCGCAGATCTTCTTTGCACCCCGACGCTCGAAGCCTTTCTCTGGGCAAGCAGGGCCTTTGATGAACGGTCAGGGCTCATTACCCCCGAAGTGCGTAGGCTTTTCGATCACTTCGACGCAATCGGGGCACCTACGGCAATGCTGATGTTCGGGAATGCCGCCTTTGCCTTGTTCCCCGATAAGGAGAGTGCCGAAGCAGAGGCACAGGCTCTTTCCAGAAGCGAGGAAAAGGGGTATCTTTTTACCACTACCTCGTCGAAACAGGGAGGATGTGTTATCCATGAGTGA